One part of the Helicoverpa armigera isolate CAAS_96S chromosome 3, ASM3070526v1, whole genome shotgun sequence genome encodes these proteins:
- the LOC110378554 gene encoding uncharacterized protein LOC110378554 → MLCVKCVRVECRWRSCLLEHASPCNFYVSCWQSNRSAAPLLLLRGFLFLFSTCVLLTSIAVPLTLNIRFGYWFIYLTHWGFLLIVLTTGFSTAVSAYAYFKKPIDATFGLPWYVKTYWILYNITIPVAFLITVFYWGILKTSAETVNFAPNPVLDIMLHGVNSAVMLVELIFSAHPSRLMHVMQPLYFAGAYMLFSVIYYFAGGLDPWGNPFIYPVVDWSKPEQTMVVITLTALFLALMHLLTVGIATARDAIAKRRLAVPAGVYNDAFAPEKCVSKMGGTVKKYFKKEFQFQKFSLDFEDLSDFYLSCWQRGQSIWPLLVIRTIIFIGFAGSTVAAFVILVQDGVSAGYGFIFMTRWGLYVNTITSLLACCISLTELFRGTDTTPSVLVKMYWCCYNISISMAFFITIFYYSFLTEVAADGGFELNPVVDLFLHGINSVLMFCMLITSRHPHRLMHFYIPILFALAYVIFSVIYYFAGGMSPLGTHWIYPQLDWEKPGEAMILVVVVAFFLIVVHMVVAGMTLCRDAITKRCRDNTVLLISSR, encoded by the exons ATGCTGTGCGTGAAGTGTGTGCGCGTGGAGTGTCGGTGGCGCTCGTGTCTGCTGGAGCACGCGTCGCCGTGCAACTTCTACGTGAGCTGTTGGCAAAGCAACCGCTCGGCCGCGCCGCTGCTGCTCCTCCGAGGCTTCCTCTTCCTGTTCTCGACGTGCGTGCTGCTCACGTCTATAGCTGTGCCCTTGACATTGAACATACGTTTCGGCTACTGGTTCATATACCTAACGCATTGGGGTTTCCTACTAATCGTTCTCACCACCGGATTCTCTACTGCTGTATCAGCATACGCTTACTTTAAGAAGCCCATTG ATGCAACGTTCGGTCTGCCATGGTACGTGAAGACCTACTGGATCCTGTACAACATCACCATCCCCGTCGCCTTCCTCATCACGGTGTTCTACTGGGGAATCCTGAAGACTT CGGCTGAGACAGTGAACTTCGCTCCGAACCCGGTGCTGGACATCATGCTGCACGGCGTGAACTCTGCAGTGATGCTGGTGGAGCTGATCTTCTCGGCCCACCCCAGCCGGCTGATGCATGTCATGCAGCCGCTGTACTTCGCCGGGGCCTATATGCTCTTCAGCGTCATCTATTACTTCGCTGGCGGATTGGACCC ATGGGGTAACCCGTTCATCTACCCCGTGGTGGACTGGTCGAAGCCTGAGCAGACGATGGTGGTGATCACGTTAACAGCACTATTCCTCGCACTGATGCATCTGCTGACAGTTGGCATCGCTACAGCACGAGACGCGATCGCCAAGAGACGGCTGGCTGTACCTGCGGGCGTCTACAACGATGCATTCGCACCC gaaaagtgTGTTTCAAAGATGGGTGGAAcagtaaaaaagtatttcaaaaaggaattccaatttcaaaagttTTCGCTGGACTTTGAAGATTTATCAGATTTTTATTTGAGTTGTTGGCAAAGAGGTCAATCCATTTGGCCCTTGTTGGTGATCAGAACAATAATATTCATAGGTTTTGCTGGGAGTACGGTAGCCGCCTTCGTGATCTTGGTTCAGGATGGAGTAAGCGCTGGTTACGGGTTTATTTTCATGACCCGTTGGGGCTTGTACGTAAACACCATTACTTCATTGCTAGCATGTTGTATCTCTCTTACGGAACTCTTTAGAGGAACAG ATACAACTCCTTCAGTGCTGGTAAAAATGTACTGGTGCTGTTATAACATCTCAATTTCTATGGCATTCTTCATCACGATATTCTACTATTCTTTTCTCACAGAAGTTG CTGCAGATGGCGGCTTTGAACTGAATCCAGTTGTGGACCTGTTTCTCCACGGCATCAACTCGGTGCTGATGTTCTGCATGCTGATCACGTCACGCCATCCCCACAGGCTGATGCACTTCTACATTCCAATCTTGTTTGCGCTAGCCTACGTTATTTTCAGTGTCATATACTATTTTGCTGGTGGGATGAGCCC TCTTGGCACACATTGGATTTATCCGCAGTTGGATTGGGAGAAGCCCGGTGAGGCCATGATCCTGGTCGTGGTAGTGGCCTTCTTTCTCATTGTGGTACATATGGTCGTCGCTGGCATGACCCTCTGCAGGGATGCCATCACTAAGCGGTGCAGAGATAATACAGTGCTTCTGATATCCAGCAGATAG
- the LOC110378572 gene encoding protein rolling stone, protein MGGSVKKYFKRECQLRMCSLDYEDPSDFCISCWQRNRSVWPLLLIRALIMIGCVGTVISSLVIMGSDMGAGHWFIFMTHWGLLVNTVASILAFSVSLAELIKGEDSTPPTLVKCYWLCYNTAITIAFFITVFYWSLLTDVVEGDYAMNKVLDVFIHGINSVLMFFLLATSRHPHRLMHFYIPVLFGIIYMIFSIIYYFAGGLSPFGTNWIYPMLDWSKPGETVLMVVGTAILIIVIHLIVTAMTVGRDALTKKYRDTTVIPISNGQSNGMSSNYLR, encoded by the exons ATGGGGGGAAGCgtgaaaaagtatttcaaaaggGAGTGCCAACTTCGAATGTGTTCGTTGGACTACGAAGATCCGTCAGATTTCTGTATAAGCTGTTGGCAAAGGAACCGGTCCGTATGGCCTTTACTATTGATCAGGGCTTTAATAATGATAGGCTGTGTGGGTACTGTGATTTCCTCGTTAGTGATCATGGGATCCGACATGGGCGCAGGCCACTGGTTCATTTTCATGACACATTGGGGTTTACTTGTAAACACTGTGGCATCTATACTGGCGTTCAGTGTCTCCCTTGCAGAGCTCATCAAAGGAGAAG ATTCAACCCCACCTACGCTCGTGAAGTGTTACTGGCTATGCTACAATACTGCCATCACTATAGCTTTCTTCATCACGGTATTCTACTGGTCCTTGCTCACCGATGTTG TGGAAGGTGACTACGCCATGAATAAAGTTCTGGACGTGTTCATCCACGGTATCAACTCAGTGCTGATGTTCTTCCTCCTGGCGACGTCACGTCACCCCCACAGGCTGATGCACTTCTACATCCCGGTGCTGTTCGGCATCATCTACATGATCTTCAGTATTATCTACTACTTCGCCGGAGGATTGAGTCC ATTCGGCACAAATTGGATCTACCCGATGCTGGACTGGTCGAAACCCGGTGAGACTGTGTTAATGGTCGTGGGAACAGCTATCCTGATCATTGTGATACACTTGATCGTTACCGCCATGACTGTGGGCCGGGACGCCCTCACCAAGAAGTATAGAGACACCACAGTCATACCCATATCCAACGGACAAAGTAATGGGATGTCCAGCAATTACTTAAGATAG
- the LOC110378543 gene encoding protein rolling stone, translated as MSGVKTYFRQEVKTSMLTLEHHKPTDFYLSCWQTTRSAVPLLIWRALLFLTSIGIVLSSIIIYILNGKVAYWFIYLTHWGLTSILLVTGFATLVSARCYLYGPISTEFQLPWYVKIYWALFNIAVPIAFMITIFYWTVLYEAGIEEELNHGLDVAVHGLNSLVVLCLLISSAHPGRLLHIYLPLVFGTVYMLFSVIYHFAGGTDQKGNAYIYPVVNWSAPGTTILVVLVTGLLLVALHLLTLGLTVARDLVAKRCVHHAVTVHVDEGMPLRQPGRINA; from the exons ATGAGTGGCGTAAAGACTTATTTTAGACAAGAGGTGAAGACTAGTATGCTCACTTTGGAGCATCATAAGCCGACTGACTTCTATCTGAGTTGTTGGCAGACGACGCGGTCGGCCGTGCCGCTTCTAATTTGGCGGGCACTGCTGTTCCTCACATCGATAGGAATAGTGTTATCgtcaataataatatacattttgaATGGTAAAGTGGCGTACTGGTTCATTTACCTGACGCATTGGGGCTTGACGAGCATCCTCCTTGTGACTGGATTCGCTACTTTGGTGTCAGCGCGCTGTTACCTCTACGGACCAATAA GCACCGAGTTCCAGCTGCCATGGTACGTGAAGATCTACTGGGCGCTGTTCAACATCGCCGTGCCCATTGCCTTCATGATTACCATATTCTACTGGACTGTACTTTACGAAG CTGGCATCGAAGAAGAGCTGAACCACGGTTTAGATGTAGCTGTGCACGGCCTGAACTCGTTAGTGGTGCTGTGCCTGCTCATCAGCAGCGCGCACCCTGGCCGTCTGCTGCACATCTACCTTCCTCTCGTCTTTGGCACCGTGTATATGCTGTTCAGCGTCATCTACCACTTCGCTGGTGGCACAGACCA GAAAGGTAACGCCTACATCTACCCTGTGGTGAACTGGTCTGCACCGGGCACGACTATCCTGGTTGTTTTGGTCACCGGTCTTCTTTTGGTTGCTCTGCATCTGCTGACCCTGGGGTTAACGGTGGCTCGTGACTTGGTGGCTAAGCGCTGCGTGCATCATGCTGTCACTGTGCATGTTGACGAAGGCATGCCATTACGACAACCAGGGAGAATAAACGCATAA